The following coding sequences are from one Chelonoidis abingdonii isolate Lonesome George chromosome 4, CheloAbing_2.0, whole genome shotgun sequence window:
- the LOC116833493 gene encoding sperm acrosome membrane-associated protein 3-like, with protein sequence MATLVLLSILACVLVGNMGKIFRRCELAQVLHQAGMNGFRGYSLADWLCMAFHESRFNTDTVDHEADGSTDNGIFQINSRQWCDDYRSSTQNLCHMHCSDLLTSDINDDIVCAMQIVQKPRGMGAWLAWRKHCEGHDLSQWVEGCNVGSR encoded by the exons ATGGCAACTCTCGTGCTACTGTCCATCTTGGCTTGTGTCCTTGTGGGGAACATGGGGAAGATATTCCGGCGCTGCGAGCTAGCCCAGGTGCTGCACCAGGCAGGGATGAATGGATTCCGAGGCTACAGCCTGGCTGATT GGCTGTGCATGGCATTCCATGAAAGTCGGTTCAACACGGACACGGTGGACCATGAAGCTGATGGAAGCACTGACAACGGCATCTTCCAGATCAACAGCCGCCAGTGGTGCGATGACTACAGGAGCTCCACCCAGAACCTCTGTCACATGCACTGCAGTG ATTTGCTGACCAGTGACATCAACGATGACATCGTGTGTGCCATGCAGATTGTGCAAAAGCCAAGGGGTATGGGGGCCTG GCTGGCCTGGAGGAAACACTGTGAAGGCCATGACCTCTCACAATGGGTGGAAGGATGCAATGTGGGAAGTAGATGA